One Larimichthys crocea isolate SSNF unplaced genomic scaffold, L_crocea_2.0 scaffold83, whole genome shotgun sequence genomic window carries:
- the kif20bb gene encoding kinesin-like protein KIF20A isoform X2 → MMESCLGGKPERVGPVEVDDIRRDLLGEFTALPAQDSVVQSENLQVFLRVRPFTAAESDNAGSQDCVTIEGPDTVVLKAPKTCQSNRQNDKSLPQTAQRFTFTQVFGPGSSQQKVFEGSVRGLVRDVLDGGNCLVFTYGVTNAGKTFTFLGPDHDSGLLPRSLSVIFNSIDGRLYSRCDLKPQRCRDFSRLTPDQQAAESSSKKNLLRLLKESDKSLTSGRSTLLDGSSLSTDSSVNSVSDADSFCLDVDSNVRFSVWVSFCEIYNDNIHDLLEQVPSGHHKRATLRLSQDVKGNSFIKDLRWVQVNSSEEAYRVMKIGKKNQSFSSTRLNQLSSRSHSIFSIRILRVDDVGVPRVLGISELALCDLAGSERCSRTQNTGERLKEAGNINSSLLTLGKCINAMRLNQHAKFQHHIPFRESKLTHFLQVFFCGAGRVSMVVNINQNSSCFDETLNVLKFSALAQKVVVLNTRPVIIDDAPHRSALELSMIIDEADRRRNVSGRGRKSSMVAWETTLEDVLEDEYGEESDEEEEEEEESVMEGTVLEAGGEEDKEQEEKDTTMEQGEESDREAALRLVLEAQIREEVSAEFMELFNKMEKDYSERLEKEREILEERAEKRVEILKNLVSKTADLPAVSTDNSKEEQAALLEGIIGSLTEDLQKIREDAQSVHHCLAEHSQESSEQQQQKLTELMEICQQKDDVIDKLQAAVEDAVESATRDKTLAESIRSELLHLQQTCRCVRRAGGEEVEESRKRQREAPQEEEKEREPAKKRFVLEEEIWRLQGENDKKEEAIVELREREERRRRGLEEELGRREEEVEELKKQKVLLEQKVEKLTALDECSNCDSLFLSLESEQRETSRLSKENKALVNGIFQLQTEVTALQAQLKQQTDRCDSLSEQLHAAEARLRDLGSQSEEKANTISSLTQEVERLRQEVQVEEGRSSSVFHAAMEELKKESVAALQRSADRCEQVDDLQRENRRLEDALTLSQDRCVELSEQLANQKAEFTRQLQSLRVELESEGGALRGRLQEVERSEKERRRHLERENEELLRVSSEKEKLIEESYRETETLRRELEHLKEGLQRREKENRQVEGEEKENRQGEEKKASVVEELKQEMERLQERRGRRQEEDRDFEAVKREMERLTEERETHLNKQDVCVSPLRSNRKKTPKTTTARKRKSCEVQDLVFSENKRNRLRANNKQSSVVKTDGALQKIGELIQSSPSILSSKAKTIIGLVSGHSVDTVTTATKTRRGRKKLYHTDTSSQLLDSLHTMSEAAEEENAHLIIKRQLRSKTCRK, encoded by the exons atgATGGAGTCTTGTTTGGGGGGTAAACCGGAGCGGGTCGGTCCGGTGGAGGTGGATGACATCAGGAGAGATTTACTGGGTGAATTCACAGCTCTACCTGCACAG gaCAGTGTGGTTCAGTCTGAGAACCTTCAGGTTTTTCTGAGAGTTCGACCGttcactgcagcagagagcgaCAACGCAGgctcacag GACTGTGTGACCATCGAGGGGCCGGACACTGTCGTCCTGAAGGCTCCAaagacctgtcaatcaaaccgaCAGAACGACAAGTCCCTCCCACAGACGGCACAGAGGTTCACCTTCACACAG gtgttTGGCCCTGGTTCCAGTCAGCAGAAAGTGTTTGAAGGTTCTGTTCGTGGTCTGGTTCGGGACGTTCTGGACGGAGGAAACTGTCTCGTGTTCACGTACGGAGTGACAAACGCTGGAAAGACCTTCACATTCCTGG gtcCGGATCACGACAGCGGTCTGCTGCCGCGCTCCCTGTCGGTCATCTTCAACAGCATCGACGGTCGCCTGTACAGCCGCTGCGACCTGAAGCCTCAGCGCTGCAGAGACTTCAGCAGGCTGACTCCAGAccagcaggctgcagagagcagcagcaagaAGAACCTGCTGAGGCTGCTGAAAGAG agtGACAAAAGTCTGACGTCTGGAAGATCGACCTTACTCGACG gctcgTCTCTCAGCACTGACAGCAGTGTGAACAGTGTCTCTGACGCTGACAGCTTCTGCCTGGACGTCGACTCAAACGTCCGTTTCTCCGTCTGGGTTTCATTCTGTGAGATTTACAACGACAACATCCACGACCTGCTGGAACAG GTTCCCAGTGGACACCACAAGAGGGCGACGCTGCGTCTGTCTCAGGACGTCAAAGGAAACTCCTTCATCAAAG ACCTGCGCTGGGTTCAGGTGAACAGTTCTGAGGAGGCGTACAGAGTGATGAAGATCGGGAAGAAGAACCAGAGTTTCTCCTCCACCAGACTGAACCAGCTGTCCAGCAGGAG ccacAGCATCTTTTCCATCAGGATCCTCCGTGTGGACGACGTCGGAGTTCCCAGAGTCCTCGGCATCAGCGA gCTGGCTCTGTGTGACCTGGCCGGTTCTGAGCGCTGCTCTCGGACTCAGAACACCGGAGAGAGACTGAAGGAAGCCGGGAACATCAACAGCTCCCTGCTGACGCTCGGGAAGTGCATCAACGCCATGAGACTGAACCAGCACGCCAA gttcCAGCACCACATCCCGTTCAGGGAGTCCAAGCTCACACACTTCCTGCaggtcttcttctgtggtgccGGCCGCGTCTCCATGGTGGTGAACATCAATCAGAACTCGTCCTGCTTTGACGAGACGCTCAACGTCCTCAAGTTCTCCGCCCTCGCCCAGAAG GTGGTGGTGCTGAACACGAGGCCGGTGATCATCGACGACGCCCCCCACAGGTCGGCCTTGGAGCTGTCGATGATCATCGACGAGGCCGACCGGCGCAGGAATGTGTCAGGGCGGGGCCGGAAGAGCTCGATGGTTGCCTGGGAGACGACCCTGGAGGATGTGCTGGAGGACGAGTACGGGGAAGAGtcggacgaagaggaggaggaggaggaggagagtgtgaTGGAGGGAACGGTGCTGGAGGCGGGGGGTGAGGAAGacaaggagcaggaggagaaggacacGACGATGGAGCAAGGAGAGGAG tcagacagagaggcGGCGCTGCGTTTGGTTCTGGAGGCTCAGATCAGAGAAGAAGTCAGCGCCGAGTTCATGGAGCTCTTCAACAAGATGGAGAAGGACTACAG CGAACGtctggagaaggagagggagatcCTGGAGGAGAGAGCCGAGAAGAGAGTCGAGATCCTGAAGAACCTCGTCAGCAAGACAGCGGACCTGCCCGCGGTCAGCACCGACAACAGCAAG GAGGAGCAGGCGGCTCTGCTGGAGGGAATCATCGGCTCGTTGACCGAAGACCTGCAGAAGATCCGAGAGGACGCTCAGAGTGTTCACCACTGCCTCGCCGAGCACTCACAGGAG agctcggagcagcagcagcagaagttgaCGGAGCTGATGGAGATCTGTCAGCAGAAGGACGACGTCATCGACAAACTGCAGGCAGCCGTGGAGGACGCTGTGGAGAGCGCCACCAGAGAC AAGACGCTGGCGGAGTCGATCAGGTCGGAGCTGCTGCACCTCCAGCAGACCTGCCGCTGTGTGAGgagggcaggaggagaggaggtggaggagagcaggaaaCGACAGCGTGAAGCtccacaggaggaggagaaggagagggagccAGCGAAGAAGAGAt tTGTTCTGGAGGAGGAGATCTGGAGGCTTCAGGGGGAGAACGACAAGAAAGAGGAGGCGATCGTGGAgctgagggagagggaggagagaaggaggagggggctggaggaggagctggggaggcgtgaggaggaggtggaggagctgaagaagcaGAAGGTTTTACTGGAGCAGAAGGTGGAGAAGCTGACAG CTCTGGACGAGTGTTCAAACTGTGACTCgctgtttttgtctctggaGTCTGAGCAAAGAGAAACGAGCCGACTGTCCAAAGAGAACAAAGCTCTGGTGAACGGCATCTTCCAGCTGCAGACCGAG GTGACCGCTCTCCAGGCTCAGCTCAAACAGCAGACCGATCGGTGCGACAGCCTATCAGAGCAGCTCCACGCCGCAGAGGCTCGCCTCCGCGACCTGgggagccaatcagaggagaaGGCCAACACCATTAGCAGTCTGACACAGGAAGTGGAGCGTCTGAGACAGGAAGTCCAG GTGGAGGAGGGGCGGAGCAGCAGTGTTTTCCATGCTGCcatggaggagctgaagaaggagaGCGTGGCGGCGCTGCAGAGATCAGCtgacaggtgtgaacaggtggatgacctgcagagagagaacaggcGGCTGGAGGACGCTCTGACACTCAG CCAGGACAGGTGTGTCGAGCTCAGCGAGCAGCTGGCCAATCAGAAAGCAGAATTCACCCGACAGCTCCAGAGCCTGAGGGTGGAGCTCGAGTCTGAGGGTGGAGCTCTGCGAGGGAGActgcaggaggtggagaggtcggagaaagagaggaggagacacctggagagagagaacgaaG agctGCTTCGAGTttcatctgaaaaagaaaaactgattgAAGAAAGTTACAGAGAGACGGAAACGCTGAGACGAG AACTGGAGCATCTGAAGGAAGGCctgcagaggagggagaaggagaaccgacaggtggagggggaggagaaggagaaccgacagggggaggagaagaaggcgtcagtggtggaggagctgaagcaggagatggagagactccaggagaggagggggagacgACAGGAGGAGGACCGAGACTTTGAGGCcgtgaagagagagatggagcgaCTGACggaggaaagagagacacacctgaacaaacag GACGTCTGCGTCTCTCCTCTGAGGTCCAACAGGAAGAAAACCCCCAAAACAACGACggcgaggaagaggaagagctgcgaggtgcag gatCTCGTGTTCAGTGAGAACAAAAGAAACCGATTGAGAGCGAACAACaaacag tcGTCGGTGGTGAAGACAGACGGGGCTCTTCAGAAGATCGGGGAGTTGATCCAAAGCTCTCCGTCCATCCTGAGCAGCAAAG ctaaAACCATCATTGGCCTGGTCAGTGGACATTCAGTGGATACGGTTACCACGGCAACCAAGACGAGACGAGGACGGAAAAAACTTTACCACACGGACACCTCGTCTCAGCTGCTCGACTCTCTGCACACG ATGTcagaagcagcagaggaggagaatgcTCACCTGATCATTAAGAGACAGCTGCGGTCCAAGACctgcaggaagtga
- the kif20bb gene encoding kinesin-like protein KIF20A isoform X1, with protein MMESCLGGKPERVGPVEVDDIRRDLLGEFTALPAQDSVVQSENLQVFLRVRPFTAAESDNAGSQDCVTIEGPDTVVLKAPKTCQSNRQNDKSLPQTAQRFTFTQVFGPGSSQQKVFEGSVRGLVRDVLDGGNCLVFTYGVTNAGKTFTFLGPDHDSGLLPRSLSVIFNSIDGRLYSRCDLKPQRCRDFSRLTPDQQAAESSSKKNLLRLLKESDKSLTSGRSTLLDGSSLSTDSSVNSVSDADSFCLDVDSNVRFSVWVSFCEIYNDNIHDLLEQVPSGHHKRATLRLSQDVKGNSFIKDLRWVQVNSSEEAYRVMKIGKKNQSFSSTRLNQLSSRSHSIFSIRILRVDDVGVPRVLGISELALCDLAGSERCSRTQNTGERLKEAGNINSSLLTLGKCINAMRLNQHAKFQHHIPFRESKLTHFLQVFFCGAGRVSMVVNINQNSSCFDETLNVLKFSALAQKVVVLNTRPVIIDDAPHRSALELSMIIDEADRRRNVSGRGRKSSMVAWETTLEDVLEDEYGEESDEEEEEEEESVMEGTVLEAGGEEDKEQEEKDTTMEQGEEQSDREAALRLVLEAQIREEVSAEFMELFNKMEKDYSERLEKEREILEERAEKRVEILKNLVSKTADLPAVSTDNSKEEQAALLEGIIGSLTEDLQKIREDAQSVHHCLAEHSQESSEQQQQKLTELMEICQQKDDVIDKLQAAVEDAVESATRDKTLAESIRSELLHLQQTCRCVRRAGGEEVEESRKRQREAPQEEEKEREPAKKRFVLEEEIWRLQGENDKKEEAIVELREREERRRRGLEEELGRREEEVEELKKQKVLLEQKVEKLTALDECSNCDSLFLSLESEQRETSRLSKENKALVNGIFQLQTEVTALQAQLKQQTDRCDSLSEQLHAAEARLRDLGSQSEEKANTISSLTQEVERLRQEVQVEEGRSSSVFHAAMEELKKESVAALQRSADRCEQVDDLQRENRRLEDALTLSQDRCVELSEQLANQKAEFTRQLQSLRVELESEGGALRGRLQEVERSEKERRRHLERENEELLRVSSEKEKLIEESYRETETLRRELEHLKEGLQRREKENRQVEGEEKENRQGEEKKASVVEELKQEMERLQERRGRRQEEDRDFEAVKREMERLTEERETHLNKQDVCVSPLRSNRKKTPKTTTARKRKSCEVQDLVFSENKRNRLRANNKQSSVVKTDGALQKIGELIQSSPSILSSKAKTIIGLVSGHSVDTVTTATKTRRGRKKLYHTDTSSQLLDSLHTMSEAAEEENAHLIIKRQLRSKTCRK; from the exons atgATGGAGTCTTGTTTGGGGGGTAAACCGGAGCGGGTCGGTCCGGTGGAGGTGGATGACATCAGGAGAGATTTACTGGGTGAATTCACAGCTCTACCTGCACAG gaCAGTGTGGTTCAGTCTGAGAACCTTCAGGTTTTTCTGAGAGTTCGACCGttcactgcagcagagagcgaCAACGCAGgctcacag GACTGTGTGACCATCGAGGGGCCGGACACTGTCGTCCTGAAGGCTCCAaagacctgtcaatcaaaccgaCAGAACGACAAGTCCCTCCCACAGACGGCACAGAGGTTCACCTTCACACAG gtgttTGGCCCTGGTTCCAGTCAGCAGAAAGTGTTTGAAGGTTCTGTTCGTGGTCTGGTTCGGGACGTTCTGGACGGAGGAAACTGTCTCGTGTTCACGTACGGAGTGACAAACGCTGGAAAGACCTTCACATTCCTGG gtcCGGATCACGACAGCGGTCTGCTGCCGCGCTCCCTGTCGGTCATCTTCAACAGCATCGACGGTCGCCTGTACAGCCGCTGCGACCTGAAGCCTCAGCGCTGCAGAGACTTCAGCAGGCTGACTCCAGAccagcaggctgcagagagcagcagcaagaAGAACCTGCTGAGGCTGCTGAAAGAG agtGACAAAAGTCTGACGTCTGGAAGATCGACCTTACTCGACG gctcgTCTCTCAGCACTGACAGCAGTGTGAACAGTGTCTCTGACGCTGACAGCTTCTGCCTGGACGTCGACTCAAACGTCCGTTTCTCCGTCTGGGTTTCATTCTGTGAGATTTACAACGACAACATCCACGACCTGCTGGAACAG GTTCCCAGTGGACACCACAAGAGGGCGACGCTGCGTCTGTCTCAGGACGTCAAAGGAAACTCCTTCATCAAAG ACCTGCGCTGGGTTCAGGTGAACAGTTCTGAGGAGGCGTACAGAGTGATGAAGATCGGGAAGAAGAACCAGAGTTTCTCCTCCACCAGACTGAACCAGCTGTCCAGCAGGAG ccacAGCATCTTTTCCATCAGGATCCTCCGTGTGGACGACGTCGGAGTTCCCAGAGTCCTCGGCATCAGCGA gCTGGCTCTGTGTGACCTGGCCGGTTCTGAGCGCTGCTCTCGGACTCAGAACACCGGAGAGAGACTGAAGGAAGCCGGGAACATCAACAGCTCCCTGCTGACGCTCGGGAAGTGCATCAACGCCATGAGACTGAACCAGCACGCCAA gttcCAGCACCACATCCCGTTCAGGGAGTCCAAGCTCACACACTTCCTGCaggtcttcttctgtggtgccGGCCGCGTCTCCATGGTGGTGAACATCAATCAGAACTCGTCCTGCTTTGACGAGACGCTCAACGTCCTCAAGTTCTCCGCCCTCGCCCAGAAG GTGGTGGTGCTGAACACGAGGCCGGTGATCATCGACGACGCCCCCCACAGGTCGGCCTTGGAGCTGTCGATGATCATCGACGAGGCCGACCGGCGCAGGAATGTGTCAGGGCGGGGCCGGAAGAGCTCGATGGTTGCCTGGGAGACGACCCTGGAGGATGTGCTGGAGGACGAGTACGGGGAAGAGtcggacgaagaggaggaggaggaggaggagagtgtgaTGGAGGGAACGGTGCTGGAGGCGGGGGGTGAGGAAGacaaggagcaggaggagaaggacacGACGATGGAGCAAGGAGAGGAG cagtcagacagagaggcGGCGCTGCGTTTGGTTCTGGAGGCTCAGATCAGAGAAGAAGTCAGCGCCGAGTTCATGGAGCTCTTCAACAAGATGGAGAAGGACTACAG CGAACGtctggagaaggagagggagatcCTGGAGGAGAGAGCCGAGAAGAGAGTCGAGATCCTGAAGAACCTCGTCAGCAAGACAGCGGACCTGCCCGCGGTCAGCACCGACAACAGCAAG GAGGAGCAGGCGGCTCTGCTGGAGGGAATCATCGGCTCGTTGACCGAAGACCTGCAGAAGATCCGAGAGGACGCTCAGAGTGTTCACCACTGCCTCGCCGAGCACTCACAGGAG agctcggagcagcagcagcagaagttgaCGGAGCTGATGGAGATCTGTCAGCAGAAGGACGACGTCATCGACAAACTGCAGGCAGCCGTGGAGGACGCTGTGGAGAGCGCCACCAGAGAC AAGACGCTGGCGGAGTCGATCAGGTCGGAGCTGCTGCACCTCCAGCAGACCTGCCGCTGTGTGAGgagggcaggaggagaggaggtggaggagagcaggaaaCGACAGCGTGAAGCtccacaggaggaggagaaggagagggagccAGCGAAGAAGAGAt tTGTTCTGGAGGAGGAGATCTGGAGGCTTCAGGGGGAGAACGACAAGAAAGAGGAGGCGATCGTGGAgctgagggagagggaggagagaaggaggagggggctggaggaggagctggggaggcgtgaggaggaggtggaggagctgaagaagcaGAAGGTTTTACTGGAGCAGAAGGTGGAGAAGCTGACAG CTCTGGACGAGTGTTCAAACTGTGACTCgctgtttttgtctctggaGTCTGAGCAAAGAGAAACGAGCCGACTGTCCAAAGAGAACAAAGCTCTGGTGAACGGCATCTTCCAGCTGCAGACCGAG GTGACCGCTCTCCAGGCTCAGCTCAAACAGCAGACCGATCGGTGCGACAGCCTATCAGAGCAGCTCCACGCCGCAGAGGCTCGCCTCCGCGACCTGgggagccaatcagaggagaaGGCCAACACCATTAGCAGTCTGACACAGGAAGTGGAGCGTCTGAGACAGGAAGTCCAG GTGGAGGAGGGGCGGAGCAGCAGTGTTTTCCATGCTGCcatggaggagctgaagaaggagaGCGTGGCGGCGCTGCAGAGATCAGCtgacaggtgtgaacaggtggatgacctgcagagagagaacaggcGGCTGGAGGACGCTCTGACACTCAG CCAGGACAGGTGTGTCGAGCTCAGCGAGCAGCTGGCCAATCAGAAAGCAGAATTCACCCGACAGCTCCAGAGCCTGAGGGTGGAGCTCGAGTCTGAGGGTGGAGCTCTGCGAGGGAGActgcaggaggtggagaggtcggagaaagagaggaggagacacctggagagagagaacgaaG agctGCTTCGAGTttcatctgaaaaagaaaaactgattgAAGAAAGTTACAGAGAGACGGAAACGCTGAGACGAG AACTGGAGCATCTGAAGGAAGGCctgcagaggagggagaaggagaaccgacaggtggagggggaggagaaggagaaccgacagggggaggagaagaaggcgtcagtggtggaggagctgaagcaggagatggagagactccaggagaggagggggagacgACAGGAGGAGGACCGAGACTTTGAGGCcgtgaagagagagatggagcgaCTGACggaggaaagagagacacacctgaacaaacag GACGTCTGCGTCTCTCCTCTGAGGTCCAACAGGAAGAAAACCCCCAAAACAACGACggcgaggaagaggaagagctgcgaggtgcag gatCTCGTGTTCAGTGAGAACAAAAGAAACCGATTGAGAGCGAACAACaaacag tcGTCGGTGGTGAAGACAGACGGGGCTCTTCAGAAGATCGGGGAGTTGATCCAAAGCTCTCCGTCCATCCTGAGCAGCAAAG ctaaAACCATCATTGGCCTGGTCAGTGGACATTCAGTGGATACGGTTACCACGGCAACCAAGACGAGACGAGGACGGAAAAAACTTTACCACACGGACACCTCGTCTCAGCTGCTCGACTCTCTGCACACG ATGTcagaagcagcagaggaggagaatgcTCACCTGATCATTAAGAGACAGCTGCGGTCCAAGACctgcaggaagtga